One window from the genome of Streptomyces cadmiisoli encodes:
- a CDS encoding VOC family protein yields MELAQVRLLVGDFAACYRFYTDVLGLKPQSGAAEGPYEKFSPTAGAAGIALQDRAVMADVLGELGDTAAGHRSLVVLRVEHLDAYCERITSRGATLLHGPAAMTDRMRAAHLKDPEGNLVELQEWLLLSG; encoded by the coding sequence ATGGAGCTCGCCCAGGTGAGACTGCTGGTCGGTGACTTCGCCGCCTGCTACCGCTTCTACACCGACGTCCTCGGCCTCAAGCCGCAGTCGGGCGCGGCCGAGGGGCCGTACGAGAAGTTCAGTCCCACCGCCGGGGCGGCCGGTATCGCCCTCCAGGACCGGGCGGTGATGGCCGACGTCCTCGGGGAGCTGGGCGACACGGCGGCCGGGCACCGCTCGCTGGTCGTGCTGCGCGTCGAGCACCTGGACGCCTACTGCGAGCGGATCACGTCGCGGGGCGCGACCCTGCTGCACGGACCCGCCGCGATGACGGACCGCATGCGGGCCGCCCACCTCAAGGACCCGGAGGGGAACCTGGTGGAGCTGCAGGAGTGGCTGCTGCTGAGCGGCTGA
- a CDS encoding 5-dehydro-4-deoxyglucarate dehydratase, which yields MAVDLDTDDAAPAGVARRLRAGMASGVLSFPLTPFHDDGSLDLDGFRAYLAAQLDAGPGAVFPACGTGEFFSLDEDDYRQVVTAAVAEAAGRTPVVAGVGHGWAQAARFARIAERAGADALLVLPHYLVAAPQAGLVAQLEEIAARTRLPLIAYQRDQVAYGIEAFCRLTRIPGVIGLKDGHSDLDRLQRLTLAAPEDFLFFNGAATAEIQARAYAAVGVPAYSSAVHAFAPEIARAFFGALRDGDRGTVDGLLRDFYVPFVELRDRVPGYAVSLVKAAARLRGLPVGPVRAPLTDPSAGDLADLKTLLATGLDLVGAAL from the coding sequence ATGGCGGTGGATCTCGACACCGACGACGCGGCACCGGCGGGCGTGGCACGGCGGCTGCGCGCGGGCATGGCGAGCGGGGTGCTGTCCTTCCCGCTCACCCCCTTCCACGACGACGGCTCCCTCGACCTCGACGGCTTCCGCGCGTACCTCGCGGCACAGCTCGACGCCGGGCCCGGCGCGGTCTTCCCCGCCTGCGGCACCGGTGAGTTCTTCTCGCTGGACGAGGACGACTACCGGCAGGTCGTCACCGCCGCCGTGGCGGAGGCGGCGGGCCGGACGCCGGTCGTGGCCGGCGTCGGACACGGCTGGGCGCAGGCCGCGCGGTTCGCGCGGATCGCCGAACGGGCGGGCGCGGACGCGCTGCTCGTCCTGCCGCACTACCTGGTCGCGGCCCCGCAGGCCGGTCTGGTCGCCCAACTGGAGGAGATCGCCGCCCGCACCCGGCTGCCGCTGATCGCCTACCAGCGCGACCAGGTCGCCTACGGCATCGAGGCGTTTTGCCGCCTCACCCGGATCCCCGGCGTCATCGGCCTCAAGGACGGACACAGCGACCTCGACCGGCTCCAGCGCCTGACCCTCGCCGCCCCCGAGGACTTCCTGTTCTTCAACGGGGCCGCCACCGCCGAGATCCAGGCCCGTGCCTACGCCGCGGTCGGCGTCCCCGCCTACTCCTCCGCCGTGCACGCCTTCGCCCCCGAGATCGCCCGCGCCTTCTTCGGCGCGCTGCGCGACGGCGACCGGGGCACCGTCGACGGACTGCTGCGCGACTTCTACGTCCCGTTCGTCGAACTGCGCGACCGGGTCCCCGGGTACGCCGTGTCCCTGGTCAAGGCGGCCGCCCGGCTGCGCGGGCTGCCGGTGGGACCGGTGCGGGCCCCGCTCACCGATCCGTCGGCCGGTGACCTCGCGGACCTCAAGACCCTGCTCGCCACCGGACTCGACCTCGTAGGAGCCGCCCTGTGA
- a CDS encoding nitronate monooxygenase — MSSALTDLFPLPIVQAPMAGGVSVPQLAAAVAEAGGLGFLAAGYKTADGMYQEIKQLRSLTSRPFGVNLFMPQPEHPGAGAASTGAAGTAPANSAAVDVYAHQLAGEAAWYEVELGDPDSGRDDGYEAKLAVLLDNPVPVVSFHFGCPSREVLDSLRRAGTLTLATATTPDEARAVERAGADVVIVQGVEAGGHQGTHRDIPENDGSAIGLLSLIAQVREAVGLPLVAAGGIMRGSQIAAALAAGASAAQLGTAFLVTPESGAPAVHKEALTNPLFVRTGLTRAFTGRPARGLVNRFMREHGPYAPAAYPEINHLTSPLRKAAAKAGDAQGMALWAGQGHRMARELPAGQLVELLAAELGAAGTALSGGGAG, encoded by the coding sequence ATGTCCTCCGCACTGACCGATCTCTTCCCGCTTCCGATCGTGCAGGCCCCCATGGCGGGCGGCGTCTCCGTGCCGCAGCTCGCCGCGGCCGTGGCCGAGGCCGGCGGGCTCGGGTTCCTGGCCGCCGGCTACAAGACGGCCGACGGCATGTACCAGGAGATCAAGCAGCTGCGGAGCCTCACGAGCCGCCCCTTCGGCGTGAACCTGTTCATGCCGCAGCCCGAGCACCCCGGAGCGGGTGCCGCCTCCACCGGAGCGGCCGGCACCGCCCCCGCGAACTCCGCCGCGGTCGATGTCTACGCCCACCAGCTGGCCGGCGAGGCCGCCTGGTACGAGGTGGAGCTGGGCGACCCGGACAGCGGACGCGACGACGGCTACGAGGCCAAGCTCGCGGTGCTGCTCGACAACCCGGTGCCGGTGGTCTCCTTCCACTTCGGCTGCCCGAGCCGCGAGGTCCTGGACTCCCTGCGCCGGGCCGGAACGCTCACCCTGGCCACCGCCACCACGCCCGACGAGGCCCGTGCCGTCGAGCGGGCCGGCGCCGACGTCGTGATCGTGCAGGGCGTCGAGGCCGGCGGCCACCAGGGCACCCACCGGGACATCCCGGAGAACGACGGCTCCGCGATCGGGCTGCTCTCCCTGATCGCCCAGGTCCGCGAGGCCGTGGGCCTGCCGCTCGTCGCCGCCGGCGGCATCATGCGCGGCAGCCAGATCGCCGCCGCCCTGGCCGCGGGCGCGAGCGCCGCCCAGCTCGGCACCGCCTTCCTGGTCACGCCCGAGTCCGGCGCGCCCGCCGTGCACAAGGAGGCGCTGACCAACCCGCTGTTCGTCCGCACGGGGCTGACCCGCGCGTTCACCGGCCGGCCCGCCCGCGGCCTGGTCAACCGGTTCATGCGCGAGCACGGACCGTACGCCCCCGCCGCCTACCCCGAGATCAACCACCTCACCTCGCCGCTGCGCAAGGCGGCCGCCAAGGCCGGGGACGCGCAGGGCATGGCGCTGTGGGCCGGGCAGGGTCACCGGATGGCGCGCGAGCTGCCGGCCGGGCAGCTGGTGGAACTGCTGGCCGCCGAACTCGGCGCGGCCGGGACGGCGCTGTCCGGCGGCGGTGCTGGATGA
- a CDS encoding 16S rRNA (uracil(1498)-N(3))-methyltransferase, producing MTAPVFVVDRFGPGRGGRFVLDGPEGRHAVSVKRLRTGEGVVLTDGAGHWAEGEVTGTEGKDRLLLDLREVREEPMPTPRITVVQALPKGDRGELAVETMTEVGVDAIVPWAAARCITQWKGERGARALAKWRATAREAGKQSRRVRFPEVDEPATGKRVAALLAEADFAAVLHESGMAPLAAADLPAEGEIVLVVGPEGGVSPEELALFEEAGAKPYRLGPSVLRTSTAGTAAAALLLGRTGRWS from the coding sequence ATGACCGCCCCGGTCTTCGTGGTCGACCGCTTCGGCCCCGGTCGGGGCGGGCGCTTCGTCCTGGACGGCCCCGAAGGGCGGCACGCCGTGTCCGTCAAACGGCTGCGGACGGGGGAGGGTGTCGTCCTCACGGACGGCGCCGGGCACTGGGCCGAGGGCGAGGTGACCGGCACCGAGGGCAAGGACCGGCTGCTGCTGGACCTGCGCGAGGTGCGCGAGGAGCCCATGCCGACCCCCCGTATCACCGTGGTCCAGGCCCTGCCCAAGGGCGACCGCGGTGAGCTGGCCGTGGAGACCATGACCGAGGTCGGCGTCGACGCGATCGTGCCGTGGGCCGCCGCCCGCTGCATCACCCAGTGGAAGGGCGAGCGCGGCGCCCGGGCGCTGGCCAAGTGGCGGGCCACCGCCCGTGAGGCCGGCAAGCAGTCCCGCCGAGTGCGCTTCCCGGAGGTCGACGAGCCGGCGACGGGCAAGCGGGTCGCCGCCCTGCTCGCCGAGGCCGACTTCGCCGCCGTGCTGCACGAGAGCGGCATGGCCCCCCTGGCCGCCGCCGACCTGCCCGCCGAGGGCGAGATCGTGCTGGTCGTCGGGCCCGAAGGAGGCGTCTCCCCGGAGGAACTGGCACTCTTCGAGGAGGCCGGCGCGAAGCCCTACCGGCTCGGGCCGAGCGTGCTGCGCACCTCGACCGCGGGCACCGCCGCGGCCGCCCTGCTGCTGGGCCGCACCGGACGCTGGTCCTGA
- a CDS encoding S41 family peptidase: MTESAAPATSAYLRFPHPHGELVAFTAEDDVWIAPLDGGRAWRVSADNVPVTMPRISPDGTTVAWTSTRDGAPEVHVAPVDGGPAKRLTHWGSLKTQVRGWTEDGRVLALTTHGQASLRRTWAHAVPLDGGPATRLEYGPVGEVAQGPHTVLLSAPMGREAAWWKRYRGGTAGKLWIDRGGDGEFVRLHEELDGNVEHPVWVGERLAFLSDHEGTGAVYSSLADGSDLRRHTPLGGFYARHLAGDGTRLVHMSAGELWLLDDLDGAEPRRLDLRLGGQGTDRQPYPLKAARWFGSASPDHSARGSAVSVRGAVHWVTHRSGPARALAAEPGVRARLPRTFRAEGEEWVVWVTDAEGEDALEFAPATGLIPGSIPRRLAAGQLGRVLSLAMAPDGSRAAVASHDGRLLLVERETGEVREVDRSDNGDVSGLVFSPDSSWLAWSHPGPRPLCQLRLANTTDLSVTEATPLRFQDYAPAFTTDGKHLAFLSNRSFDPVYDEHVFDLAFVVGDRPHLITLAATTPSPFGPQRHGRPFETHDKGETPDSEGTPTTRIDLEGLADRIVPFPVEAGRYSNLRAAKDGVLWLRHPVQGVLGSSRATPDDPDPKTELERYDLGQHRLEHLAADADHFEVSGDGKRVLLWTDSRLKVVPSDRRASNDDDSETNVTVDLGRVRQTVDPAAEWRQMYEETGRIMRDHFWRPDMNGVDWDGVLDRYRPVLRRIATHDDLVDLLWEVQGELGTSHAYVLPRGGHGHGARQGLLGADISRHADGSWRIDRILPSETSDPDARSPLAAPGVAVRPGDAIVAVAGRAVDPVTGPGPLLVGTAGKPVELTVSPSGGGEVRHAVVVPIADEEPLRYHAWVADRRAHVHERSGGRLGYLHVPDMQAPGWAQIHRDLRVEVAREGLVVDVRENRGGHTSQLVIEKLARRIVGWAVPRGMRPYSYPQDAPRGPVVAVANEFSGSDGDIVNAAIKALGLGPVVGTRTWGGVVGIDSRYRLVDGTLITQPKYAFWLEGYEWRVENHGVDPDVEVAQRPQDHVAGRDPQLDEAVRLALAALEERPAKTPPDLPA, encoded by the coding sequence GTGACTGAGTCCGCAGCGCCCGCCACGTCGGCGTATCTCCGGTTCCCGCACCCGCACGGTGAGTTGGTCGCCTTCACCGCCGAGGACGACGTCTGGATCGCCCCGCTCGACGGCGGCCGGGCCTGGCGGGTCAGCGCCGACAACGTTCCCGTGACGATGCCGCGCATCTCTCCCGACGGCACCACCGTCGCCTGGACCTCGACCCGTGACGGCGCCCCCGAGGTGCACGTCGCGCCGGTCGACGGCGGCCCGGCGAAGCGCCTGACGCACTGGGGCAGCCTGAAGACCCAGGTCCGCGGCTGGACCGAGGACGGACGGGTCCTCGCCCTGACCACGCACGGCCAGGCCAGTCTGCGCCGCACCTGGGCGCACGCCGTCCCGCTGGACGGCGGCCCGGCGACCCGGCTGGAGTACGGGCCCGTCGGGGAGGTCGCCCAGGGCCCGCACACCGTGCTGCTGTCCGCGCCGATGGGGCGCGAGGCCGCCTGGTGGAAGCGGTACCGCGGCGGTACGGCGGGCAAGCTGTGGATCGACCGCGGGGGCGACGGCGAGTTCGTCCGGCTGCACGAGGAGCTGGACGGGAACGTCGAGCACCCCGTGTGGGTGGGGGAGCGGCTGGCGTTCCTGTCCGACCACGAGGGCACCGGCGCGGTGTACTCCTCCCTCGCCGACGGCTCCGACCTGCGCCGGCACACCCCCCTCGGCGGCTTCTACGCCCGCCACCTGGCCGGTGACGGCACCCGCCTGGTCCACATGAGCGCCGGTGAGCTGTGGCTGCTGGACGACCTGGACGGGGCCGAGCCGCGCCGGCTCGACCTGCGCCTCGGCGGACAGGGCACCGACCGCCAGCCGTACCCGCTGAAGGCCGCCCGCTGGTTCGGGTCCGCCTCGCCGGACCACAGCGCGCGCGGCAGCGCCGTCTCCGTGCGCGGCGCCGTGCACTGGGTCACCCACCGGTCCGGCCCGGCCCGCGCGCTGGCCGCCGAACCCGGCGTGCGGGCCCGGCTGCCGCGCACCTTCCGCGCCGAGGGCGAGGAGTGGGTGGTGTGGGTGACCGACGCCGAGGGCGAGGACGCCCTGGAGTTCGCGCCCGCCACCGGACTGATCCCGGGCTCCATTCCGCGCCGCCTGGCCGCCGGCCAGCTCGGCCGGGTGCTGTCGCTGGCCATGGCGCCCGACGGCAGCCGGGCCGCGGTCGCCTCGCACGACGGGCGGCTGCTGCTCGTCGAACGGGAGACCGGCGAGGTGCGCGAGGTCGACCGCAGCGACAACGGCGACGTGTCCGGGCTGGTCTTCTCGCCCGACTCGTCCTGGCTCGCCTGGTCCCACCCCGGCCCGCGCCCGCTGTGCCAGCTGCGGCTCGCCAACACCACCGATCTGTCGGTCACCGAGGCGACCCCGCTGCGCTTCCAGGACTACGCGCCCGCGTTCACCACGGACGGCAAGCACCTCGCCTTCCTGTCGAACCGGTCCTTCGACCCGGTCTACGACGAGCACGTCTTCGACCTGGCGTTCGTCGTCGGCGACCGGCCGCACCTGATCACGCTGGCCGCGACCACGCCGTCGCCGTTCGGCCCGCAGCGGCACGGCCGCCCCTTCGAGACCCACGACAAGGGCGAGACGCCCGACAGCGAGGGCACGCCGACGACCCGGATCGACCTCGAAGGCCTCGCCGACCGGATCGTGCCGTTCCCGGTCGAGGCCGGCCGCTACTCCAACCTGCGCGCCGCGAAGGACGGCGTGCTGTGGCTGCGGCACCCCGTGCAGGGGGTCCTCGGCTCGTCCCGGGCCACTCCGGACGACCCCGACCCCAAGACCGAGCTGGAGCGCTACGACCTCGGCCAGCACCGGCTGGAGCACCTGGCCGCCGACGCCGACCACTTCGAGGTCAGCGGGGACGGCAAGCGTGTCCTGCTGTGGACCGACAGCCGCCTGAAGGTCGTGCCCAGCGACCGGCGCGCCTCCAACGACGACGACAGCGAGACCAACGTCACCGTCGACCTGGGCCGGGTGCGGCAGACCGTCGACCCGGCGGCCGAGTGGCGGCAGATGTACGAGGAGACCGGCCGCATCATGCGGGACCACTTCTGGCGGCCCGACATGAACGGCGTCGACTGGGACGGTGTGCTCGACCGCTACCGGCCCGTCCTGCGGCGGATCGCCACCCATGACGACCTGGTGGACCTGCTCTGGGAGGTCCAGGGCGAGCTGGGCACCTCGCACGCGTACGTCCTCCCGCGCGGCGGCCACGGCCACGGGGCCCGGCAGGGGCTGCTCGGCGCCGACATCTCCCGGCACGCCGACGGCAGTTGGCGCATCGACCGGATCCTGCCCTCGGAGACCTCCGACCCCGACGCCCGTTCCCCGCTCGCGGCGCCCGGCGTCGCGGTGCGCCCCGGGGACGCGATCGTGGCGGTGGCCGGGCGGGCGGTCGATCCGGTGACCGGCCCGGGGCCGCTGCTGGTCGGCACGGCCGGCAAGCCCGTGGAGCTGACCGTCTCCCCGTCCGGCGGGGGCGAGGTGCGGCACGCGGTGGTCGTGCCGATCGCGGACGAGGAGCCGCTGCGCTACCACGCCTGGGTCGCCGACCGGCGGGCCCACGTCCACGAGAGGTCCGGAGGCCGGCTCGGCTACCTCCACGTGCCCGACATGCAGGCCCCGGGCTGGGCGCAGATCCACCGTGACCTGCGGGTGGAGGTGGCCCGGGAGGGGCTCGTGGTGGACGTCCGGGAGAACCGGGGCGGCCACACCTCCCAGTTGGTGATCGAGAAGCTGGCCCGGCGGATCGTCGGCTGGGCCGTGCCGCGCGGGATGCGCCCGTACAGCTATCCGCAGGACGCGCCGCGCGGGCCGGTGGTGGCCGTCGCCAACGAGTTCTCCGGCTCGGACGGCGACATCGTCAACGCCGCGATCAAGGCGCTCGGCCTGGGTCCGGTGGTCGGCACCCGCACCTGGGGCGGCGTCGTGGGCATCGACAGCCGCTACCGGCTGGTCGACGGCACGCTGATCACCCAGCCGAAGTACGCGTTCTGGCTGGAGGGTTACGAGTGGCGGGTGGAGAACCACGGCGTGGACCCGGACGTGGAGGTGGCGCAGCGGCCGCAGGACCACGTGGCGGGGCGGGACCCGCAGCTGGACGAGGCGGTGCGGCTGGCGCTGGCGGCACTGGAGGAACGCCCGGCGAAGACGCCCCCGGACCTGCCCGCCTGA
- a CDS encoding adenosine deaminase — MPLPKAELHLHIEGTLEPELAFELAERNGVRLPYADTEALRGAYRFDDLRSFLDLYYGLMAVLRTERDFEDLANAYLARAAAQGVRHAEIFFDPQAHLSRGVALGTVVEGLWRALERSEAVHGVSTQLIMCFLRDESAASALETLDAAKPYLHRITGVGLDSAEVGHPPVKFREVYEAAAALGLRRVAHAGEEGPPEYITEALDVLGAERIDHGLRCMEDPALVARLVRERVPLTLCPLSNVRLRAVDALAEHPLPAMLDAGLLCTVNSDDPAYFGGYAGDNFDAVRTALGLDEDRLRELARNSFTASFLEHDEERRARYLAEVEAYEFG; from the coding sequence ATGCCCCTCCCGAAAGCCGAACTGCACCTCCACATCGAAGGCACCCTGGAGCCGGAGCTGGCCTTCGAGCTCGCCGAGCGCAACGGGGTGCGGCTGCCGTACGCCGACACCGAAGCGCTGCGCGGGGCCTACCGGTTCGACGACCTCCGGTCCTTTCTGGACCTGTACTACGGGCTGATGGCCGTGCTGCGCACCGAGCGGGACTTCGAGGACCTGGCGAACGCCTACCTCGCCCGTGCCGCCGCGCAGGGCGTGCGGCACGCGGAGATCTTCTTCGACCCGCAGGCGCACCTCTCCCGGGGTGTCGCGTTGGGCACGGTGGTCGAAGGGCTGTGGCGGGCGCTGGAGCGCAGCGAGGCCGTCCACGGTGTCTCCACCCAGTTGATCATGTGCTTCCTGCGGGACGAGTCCGCGGCGTCGGCGCTGGAGACGCTGGACGCGGCGAAGCCCTATCTGCACCGGATCACCGGTGTCGGGCTGGACTCCGCCGAGGTCGGGCATCCGCCGGTGAAGTTCCGCGAGGTGTACGAGGCGGCCGCCGCCCTCGGGCTGCGGCGGGTGGCGCACGCCGGTGAGGAGGGGCCGCCGGAGTACATCACCGAGGCGCTGGACGTGCTCGGTGCCGAGCGGATCGACCACGGTCTGCGCTGCATGGAGGATCCGGCCCTGGTCGCCCGGCTGGTCCGCGAGCGGGTCCCGCTGACGCTGTGCCCGCTGTCCAACGTCCGGTTGCGTGCCGTCGACGCCCTGGCGGAGCACCCGCTGCCGGCGATGCTCGACGCGGGCCTGCTGTGCACGGTCAACTCCGACGACCCGGCCTACTTCGGCGGTTACGCCGGCGACAACTTCGACGCCGTGCGGACGGCGCTGGGGCTGGACGAGGACCGGCTGCGGGAACTGGCCCGCAACTCCTTCACCGCGTCCTTCCTGGAGCACGACGAGGAGCGGCGGGCACGGTACCTCGCCGAGGTGGAGGCCTACGAGTTCGGCTGA
- a CDS encoding MFS transporter yields the protein MSAPRSTTPWPLVALFTAGYLAPYLLPTVVGRLDSGLPVSATEAGAIGSALLLSSAAAGFLLAARVARIGPRTLARAGLALAVLGYGGAALTTTVWAVVTGAVIGGFGSGTATAVAATGIAARREPHRATTAGLLGVSALAGAVYLTVPHLGPGHGLPLAAIALTALAVWPLTGRLATAAAAAPRPGREHARPRLPHLRSGLVLAAAMPCWSMAQNSLWGVSGRIGLSQAHLTEATVGVVFAVGLGAGLLGVVGAGALGPRLGHALPIGAGTGLIAVCIAVSASATGLAGFAVGEIAWNACYPIVLSYVIGLAASLDPHGRWAVLVGSASSLGTAAGPLTGSVLAAQAGFPAMGAVLAAGLLVIAVPMTAVAMRATRRAPVAVEVLEIPVDAPPLSARRSAYDAAGPLSAGRAASR from the coding sequence GTGTCCGCCCCCCGCTCCACCACGCCCTGGCCCCTCGTCGCCCTTTTCACGGCCGGGTACCTCGCCCCTTACCTGCTGCCGACGGTCGTCGGCCGCCTCGACTCCGGACTGCCCGTCAGCGCCACCGAGGCGGGCGCCATCGGCAGCGCGCTGCTGCTGAGTTCGGCGGCCGCCGGATTCCTGCTGGCCGCGCGGGTCGCCCGGATCGGGCCCCGCACCCTGGCCCGCGCCGGCCTCGCCCTCGCCGTCCTCGGCTACGGCGGCGCGGCCCTCACCACCACCGTCTGGGCCGTCGTCACCGGCGCGGTGATCGGCGGTTTCGGCTCGGGCACGGCCACCGCGGTCGCCGCCACCGGTATCGCCGCCCGGCGCGAACCCCACCGCGCCACCACCGCCGGGCTGCTCGGCGTCTCCGCACTGGCGGGCGCCGTCTATCTGACGGTCCCGCACCTCGGCCCCGGGCACGGCCTGCCGCTGGCCGCGATCGCCCTGACCGCCCTCGCGGTCTGGCCGCTCACCGGCCGGCTCGCGACCGCCGCGGCGGCTGCTCCGCGGCCCGGCCGCGAGCACGCCCGGCCCCGTCTGCCCCATCTGCGCTCCGGGCTGGTCCTGGCCGCGGCCATGCCCTGCTGGTCGATGGCCCAGAACTCGCTGTGGGGCGTCAGCGGCCGGATCGGGCTGAGCCAGGCGCATCTGACGGAGGCGACCGTGGGCGTCGTCTTCGCCGTCGGGCTCGGCGCCGGACTGCTCGGGGTGGTCGGCGCCGGGGCGCTCGGCCCACGGCTCGGGCACGCCCTGCCCATCGGGGCCGGCACCGGCCTGATCGCGGTCTGCATCGCCGTCAGCGCCTCGGCGACCGGCCTCGCCGGCTTCGCGGTGGGCGAGATCGCCTGGAACGCCTGCTACCCGATCGTCCTGTCGTACGTCATCGGCCTGGCCGCCTCACTCGACCCGCACGGCCGCTGGGCGGTGCTCGTCGGCTCGGCGTCCTCGCTCGGCACCGCGGCGGGCCCGCTCACCGGCAGCGTCCTGGCGGCGCAGGCCGGCTTCCCCGCGATGGGCGCGGTACTGGCCGCCGGACTGCTGGTGATCGCCGTCCCCATGACGGCCGTGGCGATGCGCGCCACCCGGCGTGCGCCGGTCGCCGTGGAGGTCCTGGAGATCCCGGTGGACGCCCCGCCGCTGTCCGCCCGGCGCTCCGCCTACGACGCGGCGGGACCCCTGTCGGCCGGCCGCGCCGCGTCCCGGTGA
- a CDS encoding histidine triad nucleotide-binding protein, with protein sequence MAGEPQDDCLFCKIVAGHVPATIVRETETTVAFRDINPQAPTHVLVIPRAHHRDVATLAAEAPELAADVLRETRAVAEEDKLESYRVVFNTGAGAGQTVWHAHAHVLGGRGLEWPPG encoded by the coding sequence ATGGCAGGGGAGCCGCAGGACGACTGCCTGTTCTGCAAGATCGTCGCGGGGCATGTCCCGGCGACGATCGTCCGAGAGACGGAGACCACCGTCGCCTTCCGGGACATCAATCCCCAGGCGCCCACGCACGTCCTGGTGATCCCCAGGGCCCACCACCGGGACGTCGCCACGCTCGCCGCCGAGGCGCCGGAGCTGGCCGCCGACGTGCTGCGCGAGACACGGGCGGTGGCCGAGGAGGACAAGCTGGAGAGCTACCGCGTCGTCTTCAACACCGGCGCCGGCGCCGGCCAGACCGTCTGGCACGCGCACGCCCACGTGCTGGGCGGTCGCGGCCTCGAATGGCCCCCCGGGTAA
- a CDS encoding IclR family transcriptional regulator encodes MSETAGVREVKSAARTVELLELLAARGDRPARLQELADELGVPRSSMYALLQTLAARGWVRSDVTGSLYGIGIRALLTGTGYLDSDPRVRTVRPYLDEASEALGETIHMGRLDGRDVAYLATRESHEYLRTISRVGRRLPAHVGALGKALLAERPDDDLPDGPYEALTPHTRTTREALAADLARVRARGHSIDREEGVLGIVGFGFALRYDSPAQDAISCSVPVARLTPGHEERIVAVMREIRTKIETVVPVGAGSVDWR; translated from the coding sequence ATGTCGGAGACAGCGGGCGTGCGCGAGGTGAAGTCGGCGGCGCGGACCGTCGAGTTGCTGGAGCTGCTGGCCGCGCGGGGCGACCGCCCGGCCCGGCTCCAGGAACTGGCGGACGAGCTGGGCGTGCCGCGCAGTTCGATGTACGCGCTGCTCCAGACCCTCGCCGCGCGCGGCTGGGTCCGCTCCGACGTCACGGGCTCCCTGTACGGCATCGGCATCCGGGCCCTGCTCACCGGCACCGGCTACCTGGACTCCGACCCGCGGGTGCGCACCGTGCGGCCGTACCTGGACGAGGCGTCCGAGGCGCTCGGCGAGACGATCCACATGGGGCGGCTGGACGGCCGCGACGTCGCCTACCTCGCGACGCGGGAGTCGCACGAATACCTGCGGACCATCAGCCGGGTGGGGCGCCGGCTGCCCGCGCACGTCGGCGCGCTCGGCAAGGCGCTGCTGGCCGAACGCCCCGACGACGACCTCCCGGACGGCCCGTACGAGGCGCTCACCCCCCACACCCGCACCACCCGGGAGGCGCTCGCCGCCGACCTCGCGCGGGTGCGGGCCCGCGGCCACTCGATCGACCGCGAGGAAGGCGTACTGGGCATCGTCGGCTTCGGCTTCGCGCTGCGGTACGACTCGCCCGCCCAGGACGCGATCAGCTGCTCGGTGCCGGTGGCCAGGCTGACTCCCGGTCACGAGGAGCGCATCGTCGCCGTCATGCGGGAGATCCGGACGAAGATCGAGACGGTGGTGCCGGTCGGAGCCGGCTCGGTGGACTGGCGTTAG
- a CDS encoding ribonuclease Z, with amino-acid sequence MSVRELVVLGTASQVPTRHRNHNGYLLRWDGQGILFDPGEGTQRQMLRAGVAAHDIDRICVTHFHGDHSLGLAGVIQRINLDQVPHPVTAHYPRSGQRFFDRLRYATAYRETVPLAEAPVDRDGDLAVTPSYTLRAHRLSHPVESFGYGLVEPDGRRMLPERLAAHGIGGPDVGRIQREGALGDVRLEDVSEVRRGQRFAFVMDTRLCDGVYALAEGCDLLVIESTFLDEDASLAVEHGHLTAGQAARVAAESGVRHLVLTHFSQRYAEPEEFERQARAAGFEGELSVAHDLQRVPVPKRR; translated from the coding sequence GTGTCCGTACGTGAACTGGTGGTGCTCGGCACCGCCAGCCAGGTCCCGACCCGGCACCGCAACCACAACGGCTATCTGCTGCGGTGGGACGGCCAGGGCATCCTGTTCGACCCCGGCGAGGGGACCCAGCGCCAGATGCTGCGGGCCGGGGTCGCGGCGCACGACATCGACCGGATCTGCGTCACCCACTTCCACGGGGACCACTCGCTGGGGCTGGCCGGGGTGATCCAGCGGATCAACCTCGACCAGGTCCCGCACCCGGTCACCGCCCACTACCCGCGCTCCGGGCAGCGCTTCTTCGACCGGCTGCGGTACGCCACCGCCTACCGGGAGACCGTGCCGCTGGCCGAAGCGCCGGTCGACCGCGACGGGGACCTCGCGGTGACGCCGTCGTACACGCTCCGGGCCCACCGGCTGTCCCACCCCGTGGAGTCCTTCGGCTACGGGCTCGTCGAGCCCGACGGCCGCCGCATGCTGCCGGAGCGGCTCGCCGCGCACGGCATCGGCGGGCCGGACGTGGGGCGGATCCAGCGGGAGGGCGCGCTCGGGGACGTCCGTCTGGAGGACGTCAGCGAGGTGCGGCGCGGGCAGCGGTTCGCGTTCGTCATGGACACCCGGCTGTGCGACGGGGTGTACGCGCTCGCCGAGGGCTGCGACCTGCTCGTCATCGAGTCGACGTTCCTCGACGAGGACGCCTCGCTCGCCGTGGAGCACGGCCACCTGACGGCCGGTCAGGCGGCCCGGGTCGCCGCGGAGAGCGGCGTACGGCACCTCGTCCTGACCCACTTCAGCCAGCGCTACGCCGAACCCGAGGAGTTCGAGCGGCAGGCGCGGGCGGCCGGGTTCGAGGGCGAGCTGAGCGTGGCGCACGACCTGCAGAGAGTGCCGGTTCCGAAGCGACGGTGA